The following proteins come from a genomic window of Lolium rigidum isolate FL_2022 chromosome 5, APGP_CSIRO_Lrig_0.1, whole genome shotgun sequence:
- the LOC124653226 gene encoding uncharacterized protein LOC124653226 isoform X1 encodes MWSRYFMHGARFPFYFQGNQALLDFQGVERQKLMLAHNDLEVLREDLRNVLSYLVVLHKPQPDIFPCCTGIGFGAAYQGLRHVLELMTFNLSMQGLMLLIFRKILLMVPRVWIPRLHMLQICCLPSLQTQP; translated from the exons ATGTGGTCTCGGTACTTTATGCATGGGGCCAGGTTTCCTTTCTACTTTCAAGGTAACCAAGCATTGCTTGATTTTCAGGGAGTGGAGCGTCAGAAGCTTATGTTGGCACATAACGACCTGGAAGTGCTAAGAGAAGACCTTAGGAATGTCTTGTCTTATCTTGTGGTGTTGCATAAGCCACAACCAGATATCTTCCCTTGCTGCACAG GCATTGGTTTTGGTGCTGCCTACCAAGGTCTTCGACATGTATTAGAGTTAATGACATTTAACTTGTCAATGCAG GGTTTGATGTTGCTGATCTTTCGTAAGATTCTCCTGATGGTGCCGAGGGTCTGGATTCCTCGGCTGCACATGTTGCAAATTTGTTGTCTACCGAGCCTGCAGACG CAACCTTGA
- the LOC124653226 gene encoding uncharacterized protein LOC124653226 isoform X2 produces MWSRYFMHGARFPFYFQGNQALLDFQGVERQKLMLAHNDLEVLREDLRNVLSYLVVLHKPQPDIFPCCTGIGFGAAYQGLRHVLELMTFNLSMQEWLF; encoded by the exons ATGTGGTCTCGGTACTTTATGCATGGGGCCAGGTTTCCTTTCTACTTTCAAGGTAACCAAGCATTGCTTGATTTTCAGGGAGTGGAGCGTCAGAAGCTTATGTTGGCACATAACGACCTGGAAGTGCTAAGAGAAGACCTTAGGAATGTCTTGTCTTATCTTGTGGTGTTGCATAAGCCACAACCAGATATCTTCCCTTGCTGCACAG GCATTGGTTTTGGTGCTGCCTACCAAGGTCTTCGACATGTATTAGAGTTAATGACATTTAACTTGTCAATGCAG GAATGGTTGTTCTAG